Proteins from a genomic interval of Haloferax marinisediminis:
- a CDS encoding glycogen debranching N-terminal domain-containing protein gives MLPDNCMLALHGGKQVVVDKHGDVATENDHCGIYSTDHRFLRGIDLTVRQTDGEIQWERLGRESDGDSVTTVLTSSTAGPGRGDVRAWSLTRKFSIDPDGVTVTLTIHNNTNEPRECELQASIVPGFNHIFEIESFFSARDARERTVSATYSSDDTIQFSAEGVDDAERHVAIELTQDGSSDDSIISVEIGDDSTVALTSDRTVSPGESETMEFSVSLPGDASEVPSVDTSSAIDPRYRSLADAATEALDALMLPEGVPAAGAPRFVAPFGRDSLIVGFQLLEFDTNVAERTLRFLAAEQGTDDEYETLEESGKILHENRTGDLVEADISLRRPYYGNIDSTSLFVSLYADTVAESESKTLEDDLYDAATDAVEWILDNADEDGFLRYSSHDHPYGLNHLGWKDSSEALSHPDGREPTGRIALSEVQGYSYRALQQFEPIAREHGDEALADACNSLAEKLFDSFEEQFWVADEGCYALALDGSEQIPSVATNQTHAFWGGLGTDERIESAVERLLEADVLTSSGLRTFAGDHPAFDPLSYHRGSVWPHDNSMAALGFAERGFDHAAKIIAERNLQALEDSVTRGRPSRLGFPELFTGLDETISNGYLVHPDSCEPAAWAAGSVFGFLSAHPELGP, from the coding sequence ATGCTTCCAGACAACTGTATGCTCGCATTGCACGGTGGTAAACAAGTCGTCGTCGACAAACACGGCGACGTCGCCACTGAGAACGACCACTGTGGAATCTACAGTACCGACCATCGATTCCTCCGAGGTATCGATCTCACCGTCCGTCAGACCGACGGTGAGATACAGTGGGAACGCCTCGGCCGAGAGTCCGATGGAGACTCCGTGACGACCGTCCTCACCAGTTCGACAGCAGGCCCTGGGCGGGGAGACGTCCGAGCGTGGAGTCTCACCAGAAAGTTCAGTATCGACCCGGATGGCGTGACGGTTACACTCACGATTCACAACAATACAAACGAGCCTCGTGAATGCGAACTACAGGCATCAATCGTCCCAGGATTCAACCACATTTTCGAGATAGAATCGTTCTTTTCCGCTCGTGACGCGCGAGAACGCACGGTTTCAGCGACCTACTCGAGTGACGACACCATTCAGTTCTCCGCTGAGGGAGTCGACGATGCAGAAAGACACGTCGCTATCGAACTGACCCAAGACGGTTCGAGTGACGACTCAATCATCAGTGTCGAAATCGGAGACGACAGTACGGTCGCCCTCACGAGTGACCGAACAGTCTCTCCGGGTGAGAGCGAGACGATGGAGTTCTCTGTTTCACTTCCCGGTGACGCTAGTGAGGTTCCGTCTGTCGATACGAGTTCAGCCATCGACCCGCGGTATCGTTCACTCGCGGACGCAGCGACCGAAGCACTCGACGCTCTGATGCTCCCCGAAGGTGTTCCTGCTGCCGGTGCCCCTCGATTCGTCGCCCCCTTCGGCCGCGACTCGCTCATCGTTGGGTTCCAGCTGCTCGAATTCGATACGAATGTTGCAGAACGAACACTCCGGTTCCTCGCCGCCGAGCAAGGGACGGACGACGAGTACGAGACACTCGAAGAATCGGGGAAAATCCTCCACGAGAATCGAACCGGTGACCTCGTCGAGGCAGACATCTCGCTCAGACGACCGTACTACGGAAATATCGACTCGACGTCGCTGTTCGTCTCCCTGTACGCGGATACAGTCGCCGAAAGTGAGTCGAAGACGCTCGAAGACGACCTGTACGACGCCGCAACAGATGCTGTCGAGTGGATACTCGACAACGCGGACGAGGATGGGTTCCTCAGATACAGTTCTCACGACCATCCGTACGGTCTGAACCACCTCGGCTGGAAAGACAGTTCAGAGGCACTCTCTCACCCCGATGGTCGGGAACCAACCGGGCGAATCGCACTCTCAGAAGTTCAAGGCTACTCCTACCGTGCACTCCAACAATTCGAACCAATCGCCCGTGAGCACGGTGACGAAGCACTCGCAGACGCCTGCAACAGTCTCGCTGAGAAATTATTCGATTCCTTCGAAGAGCAGTTTTGGGTCGCCGACGAGGGCTGTTACGCGCTCGCGTTAGACGGGTCAGAGCAGATACCCAGTGTCGCGACGAACCAAACGCACGCGTTCTGGGGTGGACTCGGAACCGACGAACGAATCGAATCCGCCGTCGAGCGTCTCCTCGAGGCAGACGTGCTTACGTCGAGTGGGTTGCGAACCTTCGCCGGAGACCATCCCGCGTTCGACCCACTCTCGTATCACCGAGGGAGCGTCTGGCCACACGACAACAGTATGGCGGCACTCGGATTCGCCGAGCGCGGGTTCGACCACGCCGCGAAAATCATTGCCGAACGAAATCTCCAAGCACTCGAAGATAGTGTCACCCGCGGTCGGCCTAGCAGACTTGGCTTCCCGGAACTGTTCACCGGTCTTGACGAAACGATTTCGAACGGGTATCTCGTTCATCCGGATTCGTGTGAGCCAGCTGCGTGGGCAGCAGGAAGCGTCTTCGGGTTCCTTTCCGCTCATCCAGAGTTGGGGCCGTAG
- a CDS encoding TrmB family transcriptional regulator: MDTKELKRGLKQAGLTEYEVDAYVTLLEMGNTPATDLAAQSEVPRSRIYDVLRSLEDKGFVETFKQKSLRARAEDPSKVFEMLTSQAETLERTAKEIQNRWEQAELSGHQMSFVKRLETVFERAEDAINAAEEQIQISMAPEQFDRLRPALESALDRGVYITISFNTTPDLPVNLPTDVELEGAVYEARHRDLPAAFLLIADREVTCFAPHINSVNQYGAIFEDEEITYVFRWYFMAALWESWPMVFSGHSDELPFEYVDIRECIRDVAPLLADGARITATVRGTTTTQRDEVELHGQIVDLIFADRRNNPTNTPSLSQLAGRAAIVLDTEDGEVNVGGWGAIVENIEARRIYIESISFEN, translated from the coding sequence ATGGACACAAAGGAACTCAAGCGTGGTCTCAAACAGGCCGGCCTCACTGAGTACGAGGTCGATGCCTACGTCACGCTTCTCGAGATGGGGAATACTCCCGCGACCGACCTCGCTGCGCAGTCAGAAGTCCCGCGGTCGCGTATCTACGACGTGCTCCGGAGCCTCGAGGACAAGGGCTTCGTCGAGACGTTCAAACAGAAGTCACTCCGGGCACGGGCTGAAGACCCCTCGAAAGTGTTCGAGATGCTTACATCCCAGGCAGAAACCCTCGAGAGGACAGCAAAAGAGATTCAAAATCGGTGGGAACAGGCGGAGCTCAGCGGCCACCAGATGAGCTTCGTCAAACGCCTCGAAACGGTGTTCGAACGCGCCGAGGACGCCATCAACGCTGCAGAAGAACAGATTCAGATTTCGATGGCTCCTGAGCAGTTCGACCGCTTGCGGCCTGCGCTCGAGTCGGCACTCGACCGGGGCGTCTACATCACGATCTCTTTCAACACCACTCCAGACTTGCCGGTCAACCTGCCGACCGACGTCGAACTCGAAGGGGCGGTCTACGAAGCGCGGCACCGTGACCTTCCGGCAGCGTTTCTCCTCATTGCCGACCGTGAAGTCACCTGTTTCGCTCCGCACATTAACTCGGTGAACCAGTACGGGGCGATTTTCGAAGACGAAGAGATAACCTACGTCTTCCGGTGGTACTTCATGGCAGCACTGTGGGAGTCCTGGCCGATGGTCTTCAGTGGCCATTCCGACGAACTGCCGTTCGAGTACGTCGATATCCGTGAGTGCATCCGTGATGTCGCCCCCCTGTTAGCAGACGGTGCACGCATCACCGCGACAGTTCGCGGAACCACGACGACACAACGCGACGAAGTTGAGCTGCACGGCCAAATAGTCGACCTCATCTTTGCGGACCGGCGGAACAACCCGACGAACACACCCTCACTGTCACAACTCGCTGGGCGTGCAGCAATCGTACTCGACACCGAGGACGGTGAAGTGAACGTCGGTGGGTGGGGCGCAATCGTAGAGAACATCGAAGCCAGACGAATCTACATCGAATCGATCTCGTTCGAAAACTAG
- a CDS encoding ABC transporter ATP-binding protein, with product MSAEDSPSPDSGSVELGGAGEPIRLERVRKEFGELTAVKDVSLEIQSGEFLVLLGPSGCGKTTTLRMIAGLETPTDGEIYIGDDEVTRMLPQKRELSMVFQSYALYPHKTVRENLAFPLKKMDLSSDERTRRIERAAEILEISDLLEKQPGQLSGGQRQRVALGRTIIREPRAFLMDEPLSNLDAKLRVHTRTELRELQQNLGTTTVYVTHDQEEAMSVADRIAILNDGEIQQVGSPEEIYQNPENEFVAGFLGEPAMNFFDVSQTPEGVEILGDDPVRLKGPIPAPTERIGIRPEHVAVASQHSAEQARTSAFTANLLVIEPLGNAYELELERGGVQFTARVRSLPDEVRTAETVDVFFEADSLNTFDEDGVSLTTAGGETDG from the coding sequence ATGTCGGCCGAAGACTCCCCTTCCCCCGACTCGGGCAGCGTCGAACTCGGTGGTGCTGGCGAACCAATCCGACTCGAACGTGTCCGCAAAGAGTTCGGTGAACTCACTGCAGTCAAAGATGTCTCGTTGGAGATTCAGAGCGGTGAGTTCCTCGTCCTCCTCGGCCCGTCGGGGTGTGGAAAGACGACGACGCTCCGCATGATTGCCGGCTTGGAGACGCCTACTGATGGCGAAATATACATCGGTGACGACGAAGTCACGCGGATGCTGCCGCAGAAGCGTGAACTCTCGATGGTGTTCCAGTCGTACGCACTCTACCCGCACAAGACGGTCCGCGAGAACCTCGCGTTCCCGCTGAAGAAGATGGACCTCTCTAGCGACGAACGGACTCGTCGCATCGAGCGTGCGGCAGAGATACTGGAGATTTCGGACCTCCTGGAAAAACAACCGGGGCAACTCTCCGGTGGTCAGCGACAACGCGTTGCGCTCGGTCGAACCATCATTCGCGAGCCTCGTGCGTTCTTGATGGACGAACCGTTGTCCAACCTCGACGCGAAACTCCGCGTCCACACGCGAACCGAACTTCGCGAACTTCAGCAGAACCTCGGAACGACTACCGTGTACGTCACCCACGACCAAGAAGAAGCGATGAGTGTCGCAGACCGCATTGCTATCCTGAACGACGGTGAGATTCAACAGGTCGGCTCGCCAGAAGAGATCTACCAGAACCCAGAAAACGAGTTCGTCGCGGGGTTCCTCGGTGAACCAGCGATGAACTTCTTCGACGTCTCCCAGACGCCGGAGGGCGTCGAAATTCTCGGTGACGACCCAGTTCGACTCAAAGGCCCGATTCCTGCACCGACCGAACGAATTGGTATCCGTCCGGAACACGTTGCAGTTGCCTCACAGCACTCGGCTGAACAGGCTCGAACGTCTGCATTCACGGCGAACCTGCTCGTCATCGAACCGCTCGGGAACGCCTACGAACTCGAACTCGAACGCGGTGGCGTACAGTTCACCGCGCGCGTGCGGTCGCTCCCCGACGAAGTTCGCACCGCAGAGACCGTCGACGTGTTCTTCGAAGCGGACAGTCTCAACACCTTCGACGAAGACGGTGTTTCGCTGACGACGGCAGGAGGTGAGACCGATGGGTGA
- a CDS encoding ABC transporter ATP-binding protein: MGELRLDGVTKIYDDAQGTETAVDSIELTVQDGEFVVLVGPSGCGKSTTLRMLAGLETVTDGTIEIGSNEVQELAPSKRSVAMVFQSYALYTKMTARENMGYGLKHSSGLSKAERQEKVEEIAELLDITELLADKPEEMSGGQKQRVALGRAIVRDPDVFLLDEPLSNLDAKLRSRMRTELQRLQSDLDVTTVYVTHDQTEAMTMADRIVVMNDGELQQVAPPETAYDHPVNEFVATFLGSPAMNTFETTVRVDGETASLVKDGTVYAEVPSDSVSLSNGDRVTLGIRPEDVTLDTDGDGTFTATVTVSEYQGNDNFVHLQSDGIELTTRVPPAVYPDAGDEVGVSVRPEDVYLFDIESGNSIKTRGTSTDKPSIRTPSSTN; the protein is encoded by the coding sequence ATGGGTGAACTCCGACTCGACGGTGTCACGAAAATCTACGACGATGCACAGGGAACCGAAACGGCAGTCGATTCGATAGAACTCACCGTCCAAGACGGGGAGTTCGTCGTCCTCGTCGGCCCCTCCGGCTGTGGGAAGTCGACGACGCTTCGGATGCTCGCTGGCCTCGAGACGGTCACCGACGGAACGATCGAAATCGGTAGCAACGAAGTCCAAGAACTTGCGCCGAGTAAGCGTTCGGTTGCGATGGTGTTCCAGTCGTACGCACTGTACACCAAGATGACTGCCCGTGAGAACATGGGGTACGGACTCAAACACTCCAGTGGACTCTCGAAAGCTGAGCGCCAAGAGAAAGTCGAAGAGATTGCTGAGTTACTCGACATCACCGAACTCCTCGCAGACAAGCCCGAAGAGATGTCCGGCGGCCAGAAACAGCGCGTCGCACTCGGTCGGGCAATCGTTCGCGACCCGGACGTATTCCTGCTCGACGAACCACTGTCGAACCTCGACGCGAAACTTCGGTCTCGGATGCGGACGGAACTGCAGCGACTCCAATCGGACCTCGACGTCACTACTGTCTACGTCACCCACGACCAGACGGAGGCGATGACGATGGCTGACCGAATCGTCGTGATGAACGACGGCGAACTCCAGCAAGTCGCACCGCCGGAGACTGCCTACGACCACCCGGTAAACGAGTTCGTCGCGACGTTCCTCGGGAGTCCCGCGATGAATACCTTCGAGACGACGGTTCGGGTTGACGGCGAAACTGCCTCGCTCGTCAAGGACGGGACGGTCTATGCTGAAGTCCCATCTGACTCTGTGTCTCTCTCCAACGGAGACCGTGTCACACTCGGTATTCGACCCGAGGACGTCACTCTCGACACAGACGGAGATGGGACGTTCACCGCGACGGTCACCGTCTCTGAGTATCAGGGCAACGACAACTTCGTCCACCTCCAATCCGACGGTATCGAACTGACGACCCGCGTCCCACCGGCAGTCTACCCAGACGCCGGCGACGAAGTTGGCGTCAGCGTTCGACCCGAGGATGTCTATCTCTTCGATATCGAAAGTGGAAACTCCATCAAGACACGTGGCACCAGCACCGACAAACCGTCCATCCGAACACCTTCATCGACTAACTAA
- a CDS encoding ABC transporter substrate-binding protein, whose translation MSGNSAENTNRRNVLKALAGGSTVLLAGCTGSSGGGESSTSEGDSSDSGSDSTEKTDAPEPAEISFWTTQTENERQQAIKGIVSDFQSSHDPSMEMVAVKEDDLPSQIASARASDTLPAVAEWGLGPMQKLGTGGLLSKEAAANVIDSIGRDKFYEGALKLTEAPEGGNFAVPFHGWLEGFWYSESTFEEKGLDAPTTWDSILAAAEELHNPDENQFGIVIGTKKTPFARQCFTPFARSNGARVFNEDGEIVFDSPEMVEALEFYAELAQYTPPGKDTWKTANNTYLNDQCQLIMYSTYIMDDIVGKSQSLVDDTAFSSYIENERRSSFGQIVTLNLLSSSSDKERAAAESFAEYALTGDQYVEWLHMAPGGMNAVLKPTAQSDAYQDNETLNAWGDTVADISQGFENIERFGYVNGKSFPKLGNITNKFLIAEAVSRVTSGEDAQTVASEQAEKMRQAISE comes from the coding sequence ATGTCTGGAAATTCAGCGGAGAATACCAATCGACGGAACGTGCTGAAAGCGCTCGCTGGAGGGAGCACGGTGCTCCTGGCGGGTTGTACTGGCTCGAGTGGTGGTGGTGAGTCCTCCACGTCGGAGGGTGATTCGTCTGACTCTGGCTCGGACTCGACCGAGAAGACCGACGCTCCGGAGCCTGCGGAGATTTCGTTCTGGACGACTCAGACCGAAAACGAACGTCAGCAAGCAATCAAGGGCATCGTCTCGGACTTCCAGTCCAGCCACGACCCTTCGATGGAGATGGTTGCGGTCAAAGAAGACGACCTTCCGTCGCAGATTGCATCTGCACGTGCATCTGACACGCTTCCTGCAGTCGCCGAATGGGGTCTCGGCCCGATGCAAAAACTCGGAACTGGTGGTCTCCTCTCGAAGGAGGCGGCAGCTAACGTCATCGACAGCATCGGCCGCGACAAGTTCTACGAGGGTGCGCTCAAACTCACCGAGGCGCCCGAGGGTGGGAACTTCGCGGTTCCGTTCCACGGCTGGCTCGAAGGATTCTGGTACTCTGAGAGCACCTTCGAAGAGAAAGGTCTCGACGCACCGACTACCTGGGACTCGATTCTCGCTGCAGCGGAAGAGCTCCACAACCCAGACGAAAACCAGTTCGGTATCGTCATCGGCACGAAGAAGACGCCGTTCGCTCGACAGTGCTTCACGCCGTTTGCCCGCTCCAACGGTGCACGCGTGTTCAACGAAGACGGCGAGATCGTCTTCGACAGCCCCGAGATGGTCGAAGCACTCGAATTTTACGCTGAACTCGCCCAGTACACGCCCCCGGGCAAGGACACGTGGAAGACGGCGAACAACACCTACCTGAACGACCAGTGTCAGCTCATCATGTACTCCACGTACATCATGGACGACATCGTCGGCAAGAGCCAGTCGCTGGTCGACGACACCGCGTTCAGTTCGTACATCGAGAACGAGCGCCGTAGTTCGTTCGGCCAGATCGTCACGCTGAACCTGCTTTCGTCGAGTTCCGACAAAGAGCGTGCGGCGGCCGAATCCTTCGCAGAGTACGCGCTCACTGGCGACCAGTACGTCGAATGGCTCCACATGGCCCCCGGTGGCATGAACGCCGTGCTCAAGCCAACCGCACAGAGCGACGCCTACCAGGACAACGAGACGCTCAACGCGTGGGGCGACACCGTCGCGGACATCTCCCAAGGGTTCGAGAACATCGAGCGCTTCGGCTACGTCAACGGCAAGTCCTTCCCAAAGCTGGGTAACATCACCAACAAGTTCCTCATCGCGGAGGCAGTCTCCCGCGTGACGAGCGGTGAAGACGCCCAGACTGTCGCGTCCGAACAGGCCGAGAAGATGCGACAGGCCATCAGCGAGTAA
- a CDS encoding carbohydrate ABC transporter permease: MLATILQTTTESARTTVHAFQSAFSSDKIESSRLEQAVFYVSLGLTLFISLLPFYWMLVTSFMTESAIYALPPTVIPEEFTLAHYKSVFSPETFPFVTYFKNSLIIATVTAGLSVLVATFGAYSFARLEYPGRGLFSRGVLLVYMFSGILLVVPLFQVVVWLGLVDTLESLVVTYLVQTLPVSLYMLGNYFRSVPPEIEEAAMMDGYSRMEVILRITLPLSAPAIVAVFIYTFMIAWNEYLFASIFLKTQATFTLPIGLDALSSGFHQVWGQIMAASIMTSIPIIVMFIYLEKYMVQGLTFGAVEG; the protein is encoded by the coding sequence ATGTTAGCTACGATACTTCAAACGACGACCGAAAGTGCGCGGACGACGGTTCACGCCTTCCAGTCCGCGTTCTCTTCGGACAAGATCGAGAGTTCGCGCCTCGAGCAGGCGGTGTTCTACGTGAGTCTCGGACTCACACTGTTCATCTCTCTGCTCCCGTTCTACTGGATGCTCGTCACGAGCTTCATGACCGAGAGCGCGATTTACGCGCTCCCACCGACAGTCATCCCGGAAGAGTTCACGCTCGCACACTACAAGAGCGTCTTCAGTCCGGAGACGTTCCCCTTCGTGACGTACTTCAAGAATAGCCTGATAATCGCCACAGTCACTGCGGGACTCTCGGTGCTCGTCGCCACCTTCGGGGCGTACAGTTTTGCCCGTCTCGAATACCCCGGCCGTGGACTGTTCTCACGAGGGGTCCTCCTCGTGTACATGTTCTCGGGCATCCTGCTCGTCGTTCCGCTGTTTCAGGTCGTCGTGTGGCTTGGCCTCGTCGACACACTCGAGAGCCTCGTCGTCACCTACCTCGTCCAGACGCTTCCGGTGTCGCTCTACATGCTCGGTAATTACTTCCGGAGCGTTCCGCCGGAGATAGAAGAAGCGGCGATGATGGACGGCTACTCCCGTATGGAAGTCATCCTCCGCATCACGCTGCCGCTGTCTGCGCCTGCAATCGTCGCCGTGTTTATCTACACGTTCATGATTGCGTGGAACGAGTATCTCTTCGCGAGTATCTTCCTCAAGACGCAGGCGACGTTCACGCTCCCGATCGGCCTCGACGCGCTCTCGTCTGGTTTCCACCAAGTGTGGGGTCAGATCATGGCAGCCTCGATTATGACGAGTATCCCCATCATCGTGATGTTCATCTACCTCGAGAAGTACATGGTTCAGGGTCTCACTTTCGGGGCGGTGGAGGGATAA
- a CDS encoding AGE family epimerase/isomerase produces MSDTQHSIRPTASTFRDPRWVYQHLTNVLKFYHPTCIDTTYGGYIPQLSDHDGTIYDSRSKMLPATCRLIFNYSVGSMLDGPSWCEQAAEHGLSYLLNHHRDAETGGYAWVMNGRDVEDPTRSTYGHAFVLFALASAGKAGIGDVDEYLEDVTEIIEEQFWESDPGLFRSNLDADWNPISTYRGQNANMHMCEAHLAAYDYTGDEHYLDRAYTIAENLALTFADRGDGLLWEHYSEDWELDWEYNRDQPGHLFRPWGYQPGHLLEWSKLLVSLSHHRDDDWLVERAVRFFDAAVENGWDDEYGGFVYNFDRDGETIVEDKYYWPLAEGIGATVLLNEATGDERFLDWYDRIWSYTWENVVNRGNGNWYFKLTRENEVHSDLDGSPEVKVGYHQINACYEVLRTAEYVD; encoded by the coding sequence ATGAGCGATACACAACACTCGATTCGACCGACTGCATCGACGTTTAGAGACCCGCGCTGGGTGTACCAGCATCTGACGAACGTATTGAAGTTCTACCATCCGACGTGCATCGACACGACCTACGGTGGGTACATCCCACAACTGAGTGACCACGATGGGACCATCTACGACTCTCGGTCGAAGATGCTCCCTGCGACGTGCCGGCTCATCTTCAACTACAGCGTCGGTTCGATGCTTGACGGACCGTCGTGGTGTGAACAGGCGGCAGAACACGGTCTCTCGTACCTCTTGAACCACCACCGAGACGCCGAGACGGGTGGCTACGCCTGGGTCATGAACGGGAGAGATGTCGAAGACCCCACGCGTTCGACGTACGGCCACGCGTTCGTCCTCTTCGCGCTCGCGTCCGCCGGAAAGGCGGGTATTGGTGACGTAGACGAGTACCTCGAAGACGTAACCGAAATCATCGAAGAACAGTTCTGGGAATCTGACCCCGGACTGTTCCGCTCGAACCTCGACGCCGATTGGAACCCGATTTCGACCTACCGGGGACAGAACGCGAACATGCACATGTGTGAGGCACACCTCGCTGCCTACGACTACACTGGCGACGAACACTACCTCGACAGAGCCTACACCATCGCAGAGAACCTCGCGCTCACGTTCGCTGACCGTGGTGACGGCCTGCTGTGGGAACACTACTCTGAAGACTGGGAACTCGACTGGGAGTACAACCGAGACCAACCAGGTCATCTCTTCCGTCCGTGGGGGTACCAACCGGGCCACCTCCTCGAGTGGAGTAAGTTGCTCGTCTCGCTTTCACACCACCGCGACGACGACTGGTTGGTGGAGAGAGCGGTTCGGTTCTTCGACGCGGCCGTCGAAAACGGGTGGGACGACGAGTACGGTGGGTTCGTCTACAACTTCGACCGAGACGGTGAGACCATCGTCGAAGACAAGTACTACTGGCCCCTCGCTGAGGGCATCGGTGCGACGGTACTCTTGAACGAGGCGACCGGGGACGAGCGGTTCCTCGACTGGTACGACCGAATCTGGTCGTACACGTGGGAGAACGTGGTCAATCGCGGCAACGGAAACTGGTACTTCAAACTCACCCGCGAAAACGAAGTTCACTCAGACCTCGACGGTTCACCCGAGGTGAAAGTTGGCTACCACCAGATAAACGCCTGTTACGAGGTGCTCCGGACCGCTGAGTACGTCGACTGA
- a CDS encoding carbohydrate ABC transporter permease, translating to MSVKNAVKPILNGSDLTLEQKESLLGYALIAPAILLVAGVILYPVGYNVYLSFTEVPLDPNKSPVWVGLQHYQMLFSSSEFWSSLKTTVIFTFFSDTLATLGGLGAALLFNRKFRGRRIARGLMLLPYVAPLIAVAYVWQWLLDPLYGLFPWFFSDILGLYAGDIDVLNNAKTALWMVILFDTWRYFPFAFLMIIARVQSIPSDMYEAAKIDGAGVFSRFKDITLPELKYVLATVFLLRWIWNFNKFADIWLLTKQVKTLPLYAYQTAFANYAMGQAAAISMVLFLALMGFVTLYVGVVLDW from the coding sequence ATGTCCGTCAAGAACGCCGTAAAACCAATACTCAACGGCTCAGACCTCACCCTCGAACAGAAGGAGTCACTTCTGGGGTACGCGCTGATCGCACCGGCGATTCTCCTCGTCGCGGGTGTCATCCTCTACCCAGTGGGGTACAACGTCTACTTGAGCTTCACCGAAGTGCCGCTCGACCCCAACAAATCTCCCGTTTGGGTTGGTCTCCAGCACTACCAGATGCTCTTTTCGAGCAGTGAGTTCTGGAGTTCGCTCAAGACGACTGTCATTTTCACATTCTTCAGCGACACCCTCGCCACGCTCGGTGGTCTCGGTGCGGCGCTGTTGTTCAACCGAAAGTTCAGAGGCCGACGCATCGCCCGTGGCCTCATGCTCCTGCCGTACGTCGCACCCCTGATCGCGGTGGCGTACGTCTGGCAGTGGCTCTTGGATCCGCTGTACGGCCTGTTCCCGTGGTTCTTCAGCGACATCCTCGGTCTCTACGCAGGCGACATCGACGTCCTCAACAACGCCAAGACGGCGTTGTGGATGGTCATCCTCTTCGACACGTGGCGGTACTTCCCCTTCGCGTTCTTGATGATCATCGCACGAGTGCAGTCGATTCCAAGCGACATGTACGAGGCCGCGAAAATCGACGGAGCGGGTGTATTCTCCCGGTTCAAGGACATCACGCTCCCCGAACTGAAGTACGTCCTCGCGACGGTGTTCCTGCTTCGGTGGATTTGGAACTTCAACAAGTTCGCAGACATCTGGCTCCTGACGAAGCAAGTCAAAACACTCCCACTGTACGCGTATCAGACTGCCTTCGCGAACTACGCAATGGGTCAGGCAGCGGCCATCTCGATGGTCCTGTTCTTGGCGCTCATGGGCTTCGTGACACTGTACGTCGGGGTGGTGCTAGATTGGTGA
- a CDS encoding TATA-box-binding protein codes for MSQMDAVESIEIQNVVASTQIGIELDLEQLSLDWVGTDYDPDNFPGLVYRTTDPKSACLVFRSGKIVCTGADSVAGVNTALEILFDEFEDLGIPVPEDPEITVQNIVSSADLRHTLNLNALAIGLGLEDVEYEPEQFPGLVYRLDEPNVVVLMFGSGKVVITGAKQVVDAERAIEVVTDRVDNLGLLG; via the coding sequence ATGTCCCAAATGGACGCGGTGGAGTCCATCGAGATTCAGAACGTCGTCGCCTCCACGCAAATCGGCATTGAACTCGATTTAGAGCAACTGTCACTGGACTGGGTGGGTACAGACTACGATCCCGACAACTTTCCTGGACTGGTGTACCGCACGACCGACCCGAAGTCAGCGTGTCTCGTGTTTCGGTCTGGAAAGATCGTCTGTACGGGAGCAGACAGCGTTGCGGGTGTGAACACTGCTCTCGAGATATTATTCGACGAATTCGAAGACCTCGGTATCCCCGTTCCCGAAGACCCTGAGATTACGGTTCAAAACATCGTCTCGAGTGCAGACCTTAGACACACACTCAACCTGAACGCGCTCGCAATTGGACTCGGTCTCGAAGATGTCGAATACGAACCGGAACAGTTCCCCGGCCTCGTGTACCGCCTCGACGAACCGAACGTCGTCGTCCTCATGTTCGGAAGTGGAAAGGTCGTTATCACGGGAGCGAAGCAGGTTGTCGATGCTGAACGTGCTATCGAGGTTGTGACCGACCGGGTAGATAACTTGGGGCTACTCGGCTGA